Part of the Zonotrichia albicollis isolate bZonAlb1 chromosome 2, bZonAlb1.hap1, whole genome shotgun sequence genome, ACCATTGGATGCACCATTGTACTTCCCCAAGGTAACTATAGTGTTCCAAAACACTGGGTCCCCACAATGTCTTCCAACTTTTCCAGGTATCAAAATTCTGTGTGATATTCTGACAACTCATCTCATTTCGTTGGGATTTTGTTCTTATTCGTACTGTATTGCATGGCTCATCTACTGGGGTTGCAATCAAACACCTCCTGGTATTTTGAATCCAACCAAAATGATTTGGtttcatttcacattcctcTTTAGTCATAGCCCGAATGGTCATGCACAAATCCCTCCATACCTCTACTTGTTTAGGAACTGACTGGCAGGACCATGAAACATTCTTGAATGATTCAGGCATTTTGGTTACCGGTATTATTCCCCAGGGAACTggttcacctgcagcctgtggtaatGGCAGACAAGCTGTTATTTTAGTCACGTTCTGCATGATCCCAAAATCTCTAATTAATCCTACCACTAGGTTTTCCTGCTCAGCATTTCGTTCTATTGTATCATTAGCCTCCCGTCTTCTCCTTCCACCGTGTCCCTCTGAGGATGACATCATTCTgtcatgcctccaccatgcatTCCCTATTCTAGGATTAGTGACATTCAACCACCCACAACCTTtgcctcccttctcccaccagCTCGTCCCGTCTTCTACTCTGTCCCAGGTCAGTTCCCTATTTTGCTTCCTCCCAGCACGATCCCTTGTCCATGGCAAAACTCTCATACTCACTCTTTTGTAATCAAAACTATCCCGTATTTTGACCAAACATGTATATTCTCCCGTATCGTTTGTGGTTACCTTAGTAAGATTCAGTACCGTGTTTCCTTGTTGTTTATCCTGATCCCAACCGACTTCTGTCTTGCCTCGGCTTCTTTCAGCCCCCCCGTTGCCATATTGCAATAACTTCACTGGCCTCAACTTTCTGGCTGTGAAACATAACACAAGTTAATtgaacatccatcccttccATGGCTGTAACCTTTGTTTCTTTAGCCTGTACTAAAATAGACCCTTGAACGGGTACCAGTCTCATGATTACTAGCAGCAATATAGTTAAGAAGGTGGCTTTGCGCGGAAGATCATCCGGGTTGGAGACACTATCTGGGTTTCCCATTGGAACAGTGCCTTCTTTACCCTGGTGTAATGGATCCAAGCGTCCATCCCGTGGACCTTCACCGCTGTGTAGGTCGTCATCATCACCTGGTGGGGTCCGCTCCATGATTCCCGTAGCGGATCCGTAATCCACTTCTTGATGTACACTTGGTCCCCAGGCTGGATGTCGTGGACAGAGTTCTCCAGCGTGAGCGGTTTATTTCACTGTAACGTATTTCTTAAAGAATTCAAGATTTTATTAAGTGACATAACATATTCTGCAATTGCCTGATCCCCACTCACATGTACCTCCCCTTTTAATACAGTTGCATGATATGGTTTGCCATATAGTATCTCATATGGACTTACGCCTACCTTTTCCCTCGGTTTAATTCGAATCCTGAGTAGGGCCAAAGGCAAAGCCTGAGGCCAGTGCAGTTTAGCTTCCTGGCAAATCTTTTTGATTTGTCCTTTCagagtttgattcattctttcCACCTGCCCACTAGACTGAGGTCTCCAGGGAGTATGCAAATTCCAGGTTATGTCTAACATCCGTGCTAATTCCTGCACTACCCCGGCTATAAAATGTGGACCCCTATCTGACGACAATCCTAAGGGTactccaaatcttggtattatttcttttaacaagGTTTTTACCACCTCCTTAGCCTGATTAGTTCTACACGGAaaagcttctggccaccctgaaaacgtACATACGTACACTAACAAGTATCTGTATCCCTGTGCCCTAggcaattcagaaaaatcaacttgCCAATAATCTCCTGGTTGTGGCCCAATTTGCAACTTTCTCATTTGTATTTGTCTCCTAActactggattatttttcaaacataccGGGCACATTGCATTAACTctttttgccattgttaacatctgattagagattatctcattctttaaaaattttaccaatgcttctgccccccaatggcatttattatgttctgattccaaaataaatttcattatgcGAGTcggtaccactatttgtcccaTCGGCGTAACATACCACCCGAGCTGATTCCTCTGTGCCCCTAGCAAGTTTATTAGTTTTCCATCTTCTATTGAATATTTGGGCTCCTGATTCAGGTATGGGGTAGCCGGATTTGTTCTTACTGGTACCAATGCCATTTGAGTCCATACTTCCCGTGCCACTTGCCGTGCTGTAACATCAGCAAATAGATTTCCTCTGTAAACTTCTCCTTCTGCATTCTGATGTCCTCTAACATGCATTACTGCAACTGCTTTGGGACTATGTACCGCATCCAGTAGCTGTAGCACTTCCTCCCGGTGCTTGATATTGGTTCCCTGTGAATTCAAAAGCCCCCTTTCTTTCCATAACGCCCCATGCACATGAACCACACCAAAGGCATATTTAGAATCTGTCCAGATATTAACCCTTTTGTCCTTGCTCAAGTACAGAGCTCTGGTGAGTCCAATcacctctgccttctgggcTGAAGTTCCAGGTAACAAAGCCTTTGCTTCTATTACCTGATCCGATGTTACCACTGCATACCCAGCATAGCGAGTCCCATTCTCAACAAAACTGGATCCATCAGTGTATAGTTCCCATTCAGGGTCTTCCAATGGTTCATCCTTTAGGTCGGGTCTGCTGGCATACACTTGTTCAATTACCTCCACGCAATCGTGCACCAGTCCCCCagcctcctggtcactgcaTAAAAACTCTGCTGGATTAACATGGTTAGTAGTCTTTATTTCAATATCATCCTGTTCTCTCAGGATAGCCTGGTATTGCAACATTCGACTTGATGATAGCCAGTGACCCCCCTTTTGCTCCAAAACAGCCATGACCATATGGGgaacaaacactttcatttttgcccCCAAAGTCAATTTCCGGGCCTCCTGAATAAGGATTATTGTTGCTGCCACGGCTCGTAAACACGAGGGCCACCCGGAACTTACCAAATCCAGTTGTTTAGAGAAGTATCCTACTGGCCTCTTCCATGATCCCACCTTCTGGGTGAGGACCCCCAATGCCAGTTTTTGCCTCTCATTTACATATAACTGGAATTCCTTGGTCAGGTCAGGGAGTCCTAGGGCTGGGGCCTCCTTTAGTGCCTGCTTCAATTCCTGGAAGGCCTTCTTTTGTTGTGTCGTCCATTCCAACCGATGCTGCTTCAAGGCCTCATACAGTGGCTTGGCTAGGAGACCAAAGTTCATGATCTACAGTCGACACCATCCCACCATTCCTAG contains:
- the LOC141728301 gene encoding uncharacterized protein LOC141728301, with the translated sequence MEDNPAKPLYEALKQHRLEWTTQQKKAFQELKQALKEAPALGLPDLTKEFQLYVNERQKLALGVLTQKVGSWKRPVGYFSKQLDLVSSGWPSCLRAVAATIILIQEARKLTLGAKMKVFVPHMVMAVLEQKGGHWLSSSRMLQYQAILREQDDIEIKTTNHVNPAEFLCSDQEAGGLVHDCVEVIEQVYASRPDLKDEPLEDPEWELYTDGSSFVENGTRYAGYAVVTSDQVIEAKALLPGTSAQKAEVIGLTRALYLSKDKRVNIWTDSKYAFGVVHVHGALWKERGLLNSQGTNIKHREEVLQLLDAVHSPKAVAVMHVRGHQNAEGEVYRGNLFADVTARQVAREVWTQMALVPVRTNPATPYLNQEPKYSIEDGKLINLLGAQRNQLGWYVTPMGQIVVPTRIMKFILESEHNKCHWGAEALVKFLKNEIISNQMLTMAKRVNAMCPVCLKNNPVVRRQIQMRKLQIGPQPGDYWQVDFSELPRAQGYRYLLVYVCTFSGWPEAFPCRTNQAKEVVKTLLKEIIPRFGVPLGLSSDRGPHFIAGVVQELARMLDITWNLHTPWRPQSSGQVERMNQTLKGQIKKICQEAKLHWPQALPLALLRIRIKPREKVGVSPYEILYGKPYHATVLKGEVHVSGDQAIAEYVMSLNKILNSLRNTLQ